Sequence from the Sphingomonas koreensis genome:
AACTCGCGCAGGGTCAGCGTGGTCGATCCGATTTCCACGGTCAGCTTGACGTCCACGTCCTGCAACAGGTGGAAGTTGGCCGCCGCGGCGGAGTCGGTGGCGATGCCCCCGGTCATGTCGTTCATCGTGCGTCCTCAAGGCTGAAGGATTCGAAGCGGGTCAGGCGGATTGCGGCCTGACCATTGGCGGTGCCGACCGTGCCGGCACCGATCTGCTGGCGATTGACCATCACCGGCACGTCGGGACCGAAGCTGATCGGGATCACGTCGCCGGGCTTGAGCGCCATCAGCTTCGACAGCGGCACCAGCGGCTCGGCAAGGACCGATCGCACCGGCAGGCGCAGCGCCATCGCCGCGCGCGTCAGCCCATTGCGCCATTCGGGCTCGGGCTCGGGCTCCCCGCCGATCACCTTGGCGGTAAGCGACGGCGTGTAGGGTTTCAGCGCCGCGACCGGATAGAGAATGTCGATCCATTGCGGCTTGGCCTCGCCGGTGGCGATGCCGAGGCGGGTGACGACCATCGCCTCGCCCGCATCGATCTCCGGCACCACCGAGAGCGGCGCAAAGGTCTGCGCCGGCGCGAAGTCGATCTTCGCAAGCAACTCCCAGGCGGGCGCCAGCTGCTGAGCCAGCGTATCGGACAGCCGTGCCAGCAATGTCTCGGCCGAACCGGTGAACTCGGCGGGCATCGGCTGCGGCGCCTCGCCCTCGCCACCGAAGAAGCGGTCGAGCATTTCGAAGCCGAACTTGCCGTCGATCACGATCAGCGCGCGGCCGCGGCCCGGCGTCATCGCGACCGGCAGCCATGCGGTCAGCGTCTGCGGGCGTTCGGCGCGATAGTCGCCGAAGCGCTGCACGCTGAGCGGCTCGGCCCAGCAGCGCGCGCCTTCGCCGACCAGCGGCTCGAAACTGCCCTTCAATGACTTGGCCAACCGCGCCGAGAGATGCTGCACCGAATGCAGGTCCCCGAACGGGTTGAGGCTCGCCGTCCCCAGCGCCGGGGCGTGTTCCGCTCCGGTCCTGGGACGCTCGCGCCGCTCGGGCGCGGACATGTCTGAAGGGCTGTTAACCATGCCCGTTCACTGAACAATGAAATTGGTAAAGTAGACGTTACCAACACCCCCAAAGCCCTCTTTTTCCTTGAGGACAGCGTTGATCGCGTCGGCCAGGCGCTTCTGGAGCTTCTTCTTCCCCTCGGCGGTGAACACCTCCTCCTCGCTGGTCTCGCCCAGTGCGAGAAGGATCGCCGAACGCACTGCCATCTCGTGCGTCTTCAGGCCTTCGATGACGGTGTTGTCATAGGGGGTCGAGATCGCGATCCCGACCTGAACGAAGTGGACGCTTTCCCGCAGGTTGGAGGTGAACTCCTTCTCGAGCTGGTAATAGGTCGAGGCATATTTGTCCCCGCCCTCACCCGCCGAGGGCTTCATCCCCTTGCTTTCGCCGCCCTCGCCTTCCTTGCCTTCGGCCTTGGCGCGGACTTCCTCGTCCTTGGGGACGAGGCGGGGCTTGCCGCTCTCGGCCTCGCCTTCGGCCTTGGCGCCGCCGAACAGGCCGGCATTGGATGCATAGAGCCCGCCGCCGACCCCGCCGCCGACCAGCACGATCAGGCCGGTGCCGATCAGGATCCACTTCTTGGCTCCGCCCTTCTTCTTGACCGGTGCAGCCTCTTTCTCGTCACTCATGACTCAGTTCCCCCTGGAGATGGTTCAGGCGACGCGATCGTCGCGGCTCGATTGCGTGGTGTGCGCCGCGGCGGAGGCCGGGCGCGCGGGTCGATGGGATTGCGGCTGACCCGGCTGGCCCTGAGACTGGCCGCCGGTACCGGCGTCGACGCTGGTCTGGCCGAGCTTCATGCCGCGCGCCTCGGCCAGTTCCGAAAGTCGCGGCGCCGCTTCGGCGATCAGCTGGCGCGCCGCGGGATTCTCGGCGGTGAAGTGGACGTGCAGCCGGTCACCGTCGCGCCGGATCGAGACATCGACATTGCCGAGATTCTCGGGCGCGAGGCGGATGCGCGTGTCGGTCGCCTCGGCGGCATCGCGCAGCGCGGCGATCCGATCGACCATCCTGCCCGCCCAGTCGTCGCGGCTGAGATCGAGCGGAGCCTGATCCGCGCCCGACATCGCCTGCACCGTCGTGCGCAGCTGCTCGGTAGCGGCGGTCTGCGCCTGCATCGCGACCGGATCGGCGGCGCGCGGCGCGGCGGGCGCGTCGAACGAGGCCGAGATCGCAGCGGCAAAGACCTGTGCAGCGGTCTGAGCGGCGGGCGCACCGGACACGACCGGCTGCGGGATGATGAGGGACGCCGGCGAGGGGCGGAACACGCACTCGCGCTCGGGCGCACCGCCCTTGTCGCGCCTGTCGATCTCCGGAACCGCTTCGGGCGCTTCCGGCAACGGAGCCTCGCTTTCGACAGTGAGCGTCTGAACAACCGGCGCCTCTGCTGCCTTGGCCGCCGAAACCTCGACGGGTGCAGGAACGAGGCTGGCGGCTCCGGCCATCAACTCGCCCGCCGTCTTTCCGGCCGCCTGCGCGGGAAGCGCTGCCGCGGCCGCAGCGTCGATACCGGTTCCAGACTGTGGCGGTAGGAGCGCAGGATCGGGCAACGGAGCCAGGTCGGCCGGAACAGGCGCGAGACCCGCGGGAAGCCATGCGACGACCGGGTCCTTCGCCTCCTCCGCGTCGGCATCAGCCTCGCCCTCGAGCGGCAAGTTCTTGCCGTCTCCGGCAATCGCCTGCCCCTTGCCGCCCGACAGCTTCGCTCCGGGCGGAAGCACCAGCTCGCCCAGAACCGCCATGAAATCGGCCGTGGCCGGCGCAGCTACGGGCGCGCGCGGGGCGAGCGGAGGCGTGAGCGGGAGCAGCGACGTGGAGGCGAGCAAGTCTGGCATTGCGGGCGAAAACTCCTTCGCCCGCTGATCAGCAAGGATCGTGCCGTTTTTTCGGAATGGCCGGCATATCCTCAAGCGCCCGCATCGCGCGGCGAGCCGCATTCGCCTCGGCGCGCTCGATCAGCTTTTCGATCGCGGTCTGGTCGCGCTTGGCTTCGCGGGTCGCAGCACGCGCCGTGTCGAGCCCGCGCTGCGCCTCGGCGATGCGGCGGTCGGCGGCAAAGGCGGACTGGTGGAGGCGATCGCGATAATAGGCTTCGGCAATCAGGCTGGTGGCGCTTCCCGGCTTGGGCGCCGGCGCGACGCCCTGCGCCAGCTGGGCGATGCGCGCGCGAAGTGCTTCCTCATTGGTCACCTTCGCTTGGGCCGCGACTTCGCTCACCCGCACCATGTCGAGCTGGAGCGTACGGACGCGCAGCAGGCGACCGAGCTTCTTCTGGTGCTTGTCAGCCATGCGCTGCGTTCAGATCAGGCATCCCCGAACACGCCGACCAGCTCCGTCACCGCCTCTTCGAGGCTGACGGTCTGGTCATAAGCCTGACGGATATAGTCAAGCACCGAATCGTGGCAGGCAATCGCCGCGTCGATCGCCGGATCGGCGCCCGCGCGATAGGCGCCCATCAGCACCAGATCGCGATTCTCCTCATAGGTGGCGAGGTGGCGGCGCAGCACGCGCGCGGCGGCGACATGCTCCTTGTCGGCGATGTCGGTCATCACGCGGCTGACCGAGGGGCCCAGATCGATCGCAGGATAGACGCCGCGCTCCGCCAATGCCCGGCTGAGCACGATATGCCCGTCCAGGATCGATCGTGCCGAATCGACCACGGGGTCGTTGCCGTCGTCGCCATCGGCCAGAACGGTATAGATTGCGGTGATCGATCCGCCGGTGTGGACGTCGGTCCCGGCGCGCTCGATCAGGCTCGGCAGCATCGCGATCGCGCTCGGCGGATAGCCGCGTGCTGATGCCGGTTCGCCGAGTGCCAGCCCGATCTCGCGGCCCGCATGCGCGACGCGGGTCAGCGAATCCATGATGAGCAGCACCTTCTTGCCCTCGTTGCGAAAGGCTTCGGCGATGGCGGTAGCGCGCAGTGCGCCGCGGATGCGCAGCACCGGAGAGTGGTTGGCCGGGACTGCGACCACAACCGAGCGCGCGCGCGCTTCGCCTGCGACCTTGGTCTCGAGAAAGTCGGAAACTTCGCGGGAACGCTCGCCGATCAGCCCGATCACGATGACGTCGGCCTTGGCCGCGCGCACCATCATGCCGAGCAGCACCGATTTGCCGACGCCCGATCCGGCCATGATGCCGACCCGCTGCCCCTGGCCGATCGTCAGCAGCCCGTTGATCGCACGGACGCCGACATCGAGCGGCTGGAGTACGCGGCCGCGGTCGAGCGGTGACTGAATCTTCCCCGCAAGCGGCCATTTGCCGGCGCCGCGGATCGGGCCGAGCCCGTCGATCGGCTTGCCCGCGCCATCGACTACGCGACCGAGCATCGCCGCGCCCACCTCCGCTTCGCCAGGAGGACCGACGGGACGGACCGGCGCGTTGGGAAGCAGGGCGGCCGGGCCGCCCAGGTTCATCATCAAGGTCTTGCCGCCGCGAAACCCGATCACCTCGGCTTCGACGCGGCTGGCGCCGGTGCCGATCGCGCAGACCGTGCCGACCGGGAGCGACAGACCGACCGCTTCCATCAGCAGCCCGTCATAGGAAGACAGGCGCCCCGAAACCTTGGGCTGCGGGCGGAAATCGCGGCAGGCGAGGCCGTCGAGATAGTCGGCGGTGAAGCGGTTATACATGCGGCGCCCTCAGACAGCCGGAGGAATCGGAACGCGGTCGATCGCCTGAGCGAGCTGCTCGAGCCACATGTCAGGGCCGTCCTCGACGATGGTCGATGCGCTTTCGATGACGAATCCGCCGCGGGTCACATTAGGATCGCCGACGGGGAACACCGTCTTGGGCAGATGATCCTGCACCAGCGCGATGTCGTCGGGATGCAGCCGCAGGATCGCCGATTCGGCGCTGTCGGCGAGCATGTCGGTCGCCGCCTCGATCCGGCCTGCGAGCACATCGGGGGCGATGCCCGATTCGCCGATCATCTTCGCGACGAGATGCAACACCGTCTGGCGCAGATGCCCGGCCAGGCGTTCGCGGTCGAAATGCGCGCCCTGCGCCAATGCGTTGCTGACCTGCTGCAGCAAGGCAGCCTGCTGCGCGGCCACTGCGTCGGCCTCGGCGCGCCCCGCTGCCAGCCCTTCCGCATAGCCGGCGGCGCGTGCCGCCGCGATCGGATCGACGAAGTCCTTGGGCTCGGGCGCGGGCTCGGGATCGAACGGATCCCAGCCTTCGGTGGGATTGTGGCCCGGCTCGGCCGGGCTGAAATGCCGCGGCTCAGCCGACGCCGCGTCGCGCGGGCGCACCGCCCGCGGGGCGAATTCCTCGGGCGGGGCGAAGGCACGCTGAAGCGCCTCGGCGATCCCCGCGCTGCGTGCGGCGAGACCCGGAACGAAACCGGCCGGATCAGACATAGTCGTCGTCTCCGCCGCTGCCCGGCATCGTGATCGTGCCGTCCTTGACCAGCTGGCGGGCGATGGCGATCATCACCTTCTGCGCCTCCAGCACCTCGGCGAGCTTCATCGGGCCGCGCGCTTCCATCTCGTCGCGGATCGTGTCGGCCGCACGGCTCGACATGCACGACAGGAAGCGCGTTCGCGCCGCCTCGTCCGCGCCCTTGAGGCTGCGGACCAGCACGTCGCTTTCGATGTTGCGCAGCAGGGTGCCCATATTCTTGTCGTCGAGATCGAGCAGATTGTCGAAGACGAACATCGCCTCCTCGATCGCCCTCGCTACGTCGCGATCCAGCTTGGCGAGCTTGGGCATCACCTTCTGCTCGGTCACCTTGCGCACGCTCGACATGATCTTCGCCGCCTCGCGGGTGCCGCCCATCTGGACGCCCGCGACGCGGCGCGGCTGGCTCGAATGGCGTTCGAGCAGCGCGGTCAGCGTCGCCAGCGCCTCTGCGGTCACCGGCCCCAGCCGCGCAACGCGGCGCAGCACCTGCGGCTGAATCGCCTCGGGCAGCATCTCCAGCACCTGCCCCGCGGTCGCAGGCTCGAGATGCGCGAGCAGCACCGCAGCGATCTGGGGATGCTCCTCCTCCAGCATCGCCGCGATCTCGGTCGCATCCATCCATTGCAGCGCCGAGATCGATTCGTTGGGCTCGGGCGGCAGGATGCGCGACAGGATCGTGCTCGCGCGTTCCGGTCCCAGCGCCTTGGTGACCACCGATTCGAGCTTGGGGCGCGGATCGAACTGGATCGCGCTGCGCTCCTGCGCGCGGCCGGTGAAATCGTCCAGAACCTGCGCCATCTCCCATTCGCTGACATCGGCGACGCTCATCATCGCGGTGCCGAGCTGGCGGACTTCCTCGGGGTCGAGCTTCTGGAGGATCGCGGCGGCCTCTTCGTCGCCGACGACCATCATCAGCACCGCGGCGCGTTCGACACCGGAGAAATTGCGCGGCGCGTTCATCGATTGCCCTCCGCCTTGATCATGTCGCGCACGGCGAGTGCAGCGCGCGCCGGATTGTCACGGGTAAAATCGCGCACCAGCCCGACTCGTTCCCCGAGCGGCACGCCGCCCGCACCGAGCATCTCGGCACTCACCGGCGCCGGCATCGCGACGCCGTCGGCTCCGCCCATCGGCAGCGCCCCGCCGCGATTGGTGTCGTCGCGCTTCTTGAGCAATGCCTTGGCGAGCGGACGCACGCCGAGCAGCAGCACCAGCAGCGCGATCACCACTGCTGTCACATTGCGCGCAACCATCGCGAACCAGCCGCTTTCGTAGAAGGCGGGGCCCTCGCTCGCCGCGTCCGCAGTCGTGCTGAACTTGCGGCTGACCACGGTTACCTGATCCTGGCGTGCTGCGTTGAAGCCGACCGCGGCCTTCACCAGATCGTCGATCTGCTTGATCTCGACCTGGCCCCGCGGTTTGCCCGGCTCCTCCTTGAGCAGCACCGCGACCGACAGCCGCTTGATGTTGCCCGGCGCGGCGCGGGTGACCGAGATTTCCTTGGCGTTGTCGTAGCTGCGCGCGAAACTGTCGCTCTGCTTCATGCCCGGCGCGGCGGCCGGCGTGGCAGGCTGATTGGCACCGGCGGTGACGCCTTCGGGCGTCGGCGTGGCCACGACGCTCGGCGCAGGCGCGACGTTGGAGAGCGCGCCAGGAATACCGCCAGGCGCATTGGCGCCGTCGCGCGGCGCGCCGGTCCAGTTGCCCTGTTCGGCGCGCACCACGGCGCCCGCCTTGTCGAACGTCTCGCGCGTCGCCTGGCTCTCGTCGAGATCGACATCGGCCTGCACCTCGGCGGTGAAGTTTCCGGCACCCAGCAGGGGAGTCAGCAGCTGCACCAGCTGCTGGCGATACTTGTCCTCGATGCGGCGCTGGAAATCGATGCGTGCGTCGCCGGCGCTGCCTTCCTGGCCCGATTTGCTGAGCAAGGCGCCCGCCTGATCGACGATGGTCACCGCCTCGGCCTTCATCCCCGGCACCGACGATGCGACGAGGTTGACGATCGAGCGGACCTGCGCGTCGGACAGCGTGCGGCCCGGCTGGAGCTTGACGATCACCGAGGCCGAAGGTTCGGCCTTGTCGCGCACGAACACGGTGGCTTCCGGGGTCGCGAGATGGACGCGCGCCTCGGCGACGGTATCGATCTCGCTGATCGAACGGGCGAGTTCGGTCTCGCGCGCCTGCCTCAGGCGTTCGCCCTCGACGGCACGGCTGACGCCCATCGGAAGCTGGTCGAGCAGCGCATAGCCGCCCGGCGCCGCCTTGGGCAGCCCCTGTCCGGCGAGCAGCATCCGCGCCTTGTGATAATCGTCCTCGCCAACGGTCAGCGAACCCGCGCCGTCGATCGCGTTCGGAATGCTCGCGGCGCTCAAGGCCTCGGCCACGGCGGCCTTATCGCTCTCGGGCAGGCTGGCGAACAGCACGCGCTGCGGCGGGGTCGCCAGCGCCATCCAGGCGAGCGCGGCAGCGCCGATCAGCCCGACCATGAAGATCAGCGGCAGGCTGCGCTTGACCGCGGGTTGCGAGAGGATCGAGCGTATCTGGCTCAGCGGATTGGCGAAACCGCCCGGCCCCGTGGTGGCGGGGAGAGCGGCGGTTTCGGCGACGGAGACTGCGTTGCTCATAGCGATCAGACCGGCATGCTCATGATGTCACGATAGGCGGTCAGGAGCTTGTTCCTGACCTGAAGCGTCGCTTCGAAGCCGACCGACGCCTCCTGACGGGCGAGCATCACCCTGGCGATGTCGACCGTCTCGCCGCGCTCGTAGGCGGCGGAGAGTTCGCTGGCGCGGTGCTGCGCACCGTTGACCTGCTGGAATGCGGTCTCGAACGTCTCGGTGAAGCTCGCCGGACCCGCGGGCTGGCCGACCGGCGCCGTCGCCGGAGCAGCCGCGCCGCTGGTCGCGCGCTGGAGCGCTTCGTTGCGTTCGAGGATCTGGGCGCGGAGCTGCATGACGCGGTCGATACCGCCCGCTGCGCCGACGCCGCCAATGCCGCTCATGCCGTGGCCCTCCGCGTGATGTCCTCACCCTGCTCGCGCGCCTTGGCGAGGCGGTAGCGCAGCGTGCGCTCCGAGATACCGAGGCGCTTGGCGGTCTCGGTGCGGCTGCCGCCGCACGCCGCCAGCGTTTCGCGGATCGCCGCGAATTCGCTGAGCTGGACGATGTTGCTGAGCGTGCCTTCCGCCTGCGCCGGGGCAGCGGCGGGCGCACGGTCGAAGATCAGGTGATCGGCGGTGATCGCATCTCCCGGGCAGAGCAGCAGCGCGCGCTGGATCACATTCTCCA
This genomic interval carries:
- a CDS encoding flagellar motor switch protein FliM, whose translation is MSAPERRERPRTGAEHAPALGTASLNPFGDLHSVQHLSARLAKSLKGSFEPLVGEGARCWAEPLSVQRFGDYRAERPQTLTAWLPVAMTPGRGRALIVIDGKFGFEMLDRFFGGEGEAPQPMPAEFTGSAETLLARLSDTLAQQLAPAWELLAKIDFAPAQTFAPLSVVPEIDAGEAMVVTRLGIATGEAKPQWIDILYPVAALKPYTPSLTAKVIGGEPEPEPEWRNGLTRAAMALRLPVRSVLAEPLVPLSKLMALKPGDVIPISFGPDVPVMVNRQQIGAGTVGTANGQAAIRLTRFESFSLEDAR
- a CDS encoding flagellar basal body-associated FliL family protein — translated: MSDEKEAAPVKKKGGAKKWILIGTGLIVLVGGGVGGGLYASNAGLFGGAKAEGEAESGKPRLVPKDEEVRAKAEGKEGEGGESKGMKPSAGEGGDKYASTYYQLEKEFTSNLRESVHFVQVGIAISTPYDNTVIEGLKTHEMAVRSAILLALGETSEEEVFTAEGKKKLQKRLADAINAVLKEKEGFGGVGNVYFTNFIVQ
- a CDS encoding flagellar hook-length control protein FliK, whose translation is MPDLLASTSLLPLTPPLAPRAPVAAPATADFMAVLGELVLPPGAKLSGGKGQAIAGDGKNLPLEGEADADAEEAKDPVVAWLPAGLAPVPADLAPLPDPALLPPQSGTGIDAAAAAALPAQAAGKTAGELMAGAASLVPAPVEVSAAKAAEAPVVQTLTVESEAPLPEAPEAVPEIDRRDKGGAPERECVFRPSPASLIIPQPVVSGAPAAQTAAQVFAAAISASFDAPAAPRAADPVAMQAQTAATEQLRTTVQAMSGADQAPLDLSRDDWAGRMVDRIAALRDAAEATDTRIRLAPENLGNVDVSIRRDGDRLHVHFTAENPAARQLIAEAAPRLSELAEARGMKLGQTSVDAGTGGQSQGQPGQPQSHRPARPASAAAHTTQSSRDDRVA
- a CDS encoding FliI/YscN family ATPase, with amino-acid sequence MYNRFTADYLDGLACRDFRPQPKVSGRLSSYDGLLMEAVGLSLPVGTVCAIGTGASRVEAEVIGFRGGKTLMMNLGGPAALLPNAPVRPVGPPGEAEVGAAMLGRVVDGAGKPIDGLGPIRGAGKWPLAGKIQSPLDRGRVLQPLDVGVRAINGLLTIGQGQRVGIMAGSGVGKSVLLGMMVRAAKADVIVIGLIGERSREVSDFLETKVAGEARARSVVVAVPANHSPVLRIRGALRATAIAEAFRNEGKKVLLIMDSLTRVAHAGREIGLALGEPASARGYPPSAIAMLPSLIERAGTDVHTGGSITAIYTVLADGDDGNDPVVDSARSILDGHIVLSRALAERGVYPAIDLGPSVSRVMTDIADKEHVAAARVLRRHLATYEENRDLVLMGAYRAGADPAIDAAIACHDSVLDYIRQAYDQTVSLEEAVTELVGVFGDA
- a CDS encoding FliH/SctL family protein is translated as MSDPAGFVPGLAARSAGIAEALQRAFAPPEEFAPRAVRPRDAASAEPRHFSPAEPGHNPTEGWDPFDPEPAPEPKDFVDPIAAARAAGYAEGLAAGRAEADAVAAQQAALLQQVSNALAQGAHFDRERLAGHLRQTVLHLVAKMIGESGIAPDVLAGRIEAATDMLADSAESAILRLHPDDIALVQDHLPKTVFPVGDPNVTRGGFVIESASTIVEDGPDMWLEQLAQAIDRVPIPPAV
- the fliG gene encoding flagellar motor switch protein FliG, whose protein sequence is MNAPRNFSGVERAAVLMMVVGDEEAAAILQKLDPEEVRQLGTAMMSVADVSEWEMAQVLDDFTGRAQERSAIQFDPRPKLESVVTKALGPERASTILSRILPPEPNESISALQWMDATEIAAMLEEEHPQIAAVLLAHLEPATAGQVLEMLPEAIQPQVLRRVARLGPVTAEALATLTALLERHSSQPRRVAGVQMGGTREAAKIMSSVRKVTEQKVMPKLAKLDRDVARAIEEAMFVFDNLLDLDDKNMGTLLRNIESDVLVRSLKGADEAARTRFLSCMSSRAADTIRDEMEARGPMKLAEVLEAQKVMIAIARQLVKDGTITMPGSGGDDDYV
- the fliF gene encoding flagellar basal-body MS-ring/collar protein FliF: MSNAVSVAETAALPATTGPGGFANPLSQIRSILSQPAVKRSLPLIFMVGLIGAAALAWMALATPPQRVLFASLPESDKAAVAEALSAASIPNAIDGAGSLTVGEDDYHKARMLLAGQGLPKAAPGGYALLDQLPMGVSRAVEGERLRQARETELARSISEIDTVAEARVHLATPEATVFVRDKAEPSASVIVKLQPGRTLSDAQVRSIVNLVASSVPGMKAEAVTIVDQAGALLSKSGQEGSAGDARIDFQRRIEDKYRQQLVQLLTPLLGAGNFTAEVQADVDLDESQATRETFDKAGAVVRAEQGNWTGAPRDGANAPGGIPGALSNVAPAPSVVATPTPEGVTAGANQPATPAAAPGMKQSDSFARSYDNAKEISVTRAAPGNIKRLSVAVLLKEEPGKPRGQVEIKQIDDLVKAAVGFNAARQDQVTVVSRKFSTTADAASEGPAFYESGWFAMVARNVTAVVIALLVLLLGVRPLAKALLKKRDDTNRGGALPMGGADGVAMPAPVSAEMLGAGGVPLGERVGLVRDFTRDNPARAALAVRDMIKAEGNR
- the fliE gene encoding flagellar hook-basal body complex protein FliE, with the translated sequence MSGIGGVGAAGGIDRVMQLRAQILERNEALQRATSGAAAPATAPVGQPAGPASFTETFETAFQQVNGAQHRASELSAAYERGETVDIARVMLARQEASVGFEATLQVRNKLLTAYRDIMSMPV